From the Gemmatimonadota bacterium genome, the window TGGGGGCTGCTGGCGACTGCTATGACAACGCGCTATGCGAGAGCTTCTTCGCCACTCTTGAATGTGAACTGATCAATCGCCGATCCTTCCGTACGCATAAGGAAGCGCGCTTGGCTATCTTCTCTTATATTGAAGGATGGTATAATCCGCATCGCAGGCATTCTTCCATCGCCTACCAGGCGCCGATAGCTTATGAAAAACTGCATCAATCACGGGCTTGATACACAAGCCCTAAACTCTCCACCGAAGCGGGGTAACTCCAAGCGTTCCTGTATAAGAACCTTGACCAACAAATTGTTGCGATTGTGCATAAGCGTGTGTGAAGCTCGTGATAAGCATAAAAGCTAATAGACAAACAACTGTTTTTATTATCTGACGGATATAAAGCTCCAGCAAGGTTATACTCCTCCTGAGAAATCTACTGTTTCGGAATAACTGTCCCTACGCAAGCACGGCTACACCCTCGACATATTCTTCGAAGAGTGCGATGTCTTCTCGCATCATGTCGGGGTTGTCTTTGAGGAAGAAGCCAACGAGGGCTACGTCGTTTTCGCGCATGGCTTTGCCCATGGTTTCAAAGGCTTCGAGGATGGGTTTGTTGCCGCCTGCGAAGACTTTGTAGTGTACGACGGGACAGGGGATGGTGGCGATGACATCGAGCATTTTGGCGCGGTCTTTTTCTTCCCATTTTTCGCCTTCGTCACTGTGGTGCGCGCTGCGAGAGCGGTCCGTGGGGTTGTAATAGCTGCACATCTGAAAGTCGGGGTCCAGGTTGTCGCGCACCCATTCGTGTGCCGCGGGTTGATGGGCTGCAAATCCAGATGCGACGCCCGCATTGGACATGGTGTCGAGTGCTTCGTAAAAATTGTCCCACTGTTCTGTGGCGTACCAGTTATCGACCACGCCGCCGTGGATATAGGTGCCGCTTGCGCCCAGTTCGATGGATGCGCGAAGCCATTTGCGCCAGGCATCGGGTTTACCGCGTTCGATGCATACCTGTGCAAACCACTGGATGCTGCCGCCTTCATCCCAGTATTCTTCGAGAAGTCCCATGATGTGGTCGTCGGTGCGCCCAAAGAAGGTGTTGATGCCGAGTTCTTCTGCCTGCCGCCAGGTGTCTTTGATGCGGCTGGGGGTGTAATAATCGGTCATTTCTTTGCTGCGTTCTCTGGTCTGGTGCGAAAATCCGCTGAACGGGTTGCCGCCAATACAGAGGCCGGAGACGCTGACGCCGCCTATGTTTGCGTATCGCATGTGTTGCTCCTCTATGGGCGCATAAAGCCCGAGAAAAAGTCGTTGCCTTTGTCGTCAACGACGATGAATGCGGGAAAGTTTTTGACTTCGATGCGCCATATCGCTTCCATGCCGAGTTCGGGATATTCCTGGCATTCGACTTTGTGAATGGCGTCTTTGGCGAGGCGGGCGGCGGGTCCGCCGATGGAGCCGAGGTAAAATCCGCCGTGTTTTTTGCACGCTTCTGTTACTTGCCGCGAGCGATTGCCTTTGGCGAGCATGACCATGCTGCCGCCTTCTGATTGGAATGAATCGACGTAGCTGTCCATGCGTCCCGCGGTGGTGGGACCAAATGAGCCGGAGGCGTATCCTTCGGGTGTTTTGGCGGGTCCTGCGTAATAGACGCACAGGTTCTTGAAGTATTGCGGAAGTCCTTCGCCGCTGTCTATGCGTTCCTGGAGTTGGGCGTGGGCAATATCGCGTGCGACGATCATGGGTCCGGAGAGGGATAGGCGCGTGCTGACCGGATATTTGCTGAGGGTTTCGCGCACTTTGTCCATGGGCTGGTTGAGGTCGATTTTTACGACATCGCCGCTGAGGGCTTCTTCATCGACTTCGGGAAGGTATTTTGCCGGGTCGCTTTCCAATTCTTCGAGGAAGATGCCTTCGCGCGTTATTTTTCCCAGAATTTGTCGGTCGGCAGAGCAGGATACGGCAATGCCGACGGGGCAGGATGCGCCGTGGCGAGGTAGGCGAATAACGCGCACGTCGTGGCAGAAGTATTTACCGCCAAATTGCGCACCAATGCCGAGTTCGTGACTCATTTCGAGGACTTGTTTTTCCATTTCGAGGTCGCGGAATGCCTGGCCGTATTCATTGCCCTGTGTGGGCAGGGTGTCGAGATATTTGGCGCTTGCGAGTTTGGCGGTTTTGAGGGTGTATTCTGCGGAGGTGCCGCCGATGACGAGGGCGAGGTGATAGGGTGGACAGGCGGCTGTGCCGAGTTCGCGCAGGCGCTGGTCGATAAAGTCGCGCAGGCGTTCGGGATTGAGCAGCGCTCGGGTTTCTTGATAGAGCAGGCTTTTGTTGGCGGATCCGCCACCTTTGGCCATGAACATGAATTTGTATGTATTCCCTTCCTCGGCATAGATCTCGATTTGTGCGGGGAGGTTGGTTTTTGTATTTGCCTCCTGAAACATGTCGAGTGGTGCCAGTTGGCTGTAGCGCAGGTTTGTTTCCAGAAAGGCTCTGGTAATGCCGTGTGCGAGTGCGGCTTCGTCGCTGCCGTCGGTCCATACGCGATTGCCCTTTTTGCCCATGATGATGGCTGTGCCCGTGTCCTGACACATGGGGAGGACGCCGCCTGCGGCGATGTTGGCATTTTTGAGCATTTCGATGGCGACAAAGCGGTCGTTGTCCGAGGCTTCGGGGTCGTCGAGTATTTTGGTCAGTTGTTTTAAGTGTGCAGGGCGGAGCAGGTGCGCGCTGTCTCGTATGGCGCGGTCCGCCAGCATGGTGAGGCCCTCGGGTTCGACTTTGAGGATTTCCTGGCCCTCAAATTGCCCGGTTGAGATATAATCGGTTGTGAGCAATTGATAGGGGGTTTCATCTTCTCCGAGGGGGATCATTTCGCGGTGTTCGTAGGTGTCCATTTTTTCCTTTCTTTTTTATTGTTCCAGCCATTCGAGGTCAAAGCGGGCGACGGTGACGTATCGCGTGTCGTTTTGTCGCGTGAAGGTCTGGTTTTCGTATATGCAGCATATTGTGCCGTCGGCTGTTTGGGCGAGGTCGGAATAACTCGAGGGGCCCGGTTCGAGGATTTTGGAGACGGGCCAGGTCTGGCAGTCGTCGGTGCTCATTTTGACGGTGAGGCGTTTGCGATCATAAGAGACGCGGCCCGGTCTGGTAAATTCGCGTTCGAGGTTGTCGGGGTTGGCAAAAATGATGTTGCCATTTTGGAGTTTGAGGATGCTGCCCATGCACACGGGTTCGAGCAGGGCGTCGTCAAATTTTAGTTCTGACCAGTTGGTCGCGCCATCGGGGCTGGTGGTGATGAGGCGGCGATGGCGTTTGGATTCCGTGCGGATGTTGAATAAGACACGCCCGTCGTTGCGTTCAACGGAGAGTGTTTCGCTGGGGTTGATGTATTCGCCTTCTGTGCGCACGATAATGTCACTGCGCTGCCATGTTTGCGCGTGGTCGTCGCTGTAGATGCCCGCGACTGTGGAGGGGCGATGCCCGAGTTTGCCCGGACCAAATTCCGTGCCGCCGCCGTCCGACATCCAGATGGGTACGATGAGGCGTCCGTTTTGAAGTTGAATGCCGTGCCCGGGTCCAGTGGCTATGACGCGCCAGGGATATTGTTCGCGGAAGGGTGTGAGTTCATCTGTGATTTCAGTGGGGTCGGACCATGTGGTGCCGTCGTCTTTGCTTTGCATGTAGAAGACGCGGGCGTAGTTGTG encodes:
- a CDS encoding sialidase family protein is translated as MIDKTHLFEGRTNGYHIYRVPGILCTQNNILLATAEARRGRGGDWDGNDVVMRRSADNGQTWDSPTVVARCDTYGEGPISNFVMISDRKDGAVHALYCHNYARVFYMQSKDDGTTWSDPTEITDELTPFREQYPWRVIATGPGHGIQLQNGRLIVPIWMSDGGGTEFGPGKLGHRPSTVAGIYSDDHAQTWQRSDIIVRTEGEYINPSETLSVERNDGRVLFNIRTESKRHRRLITTSPDGATNWSELKFDDALLEPVCMGSILKLQNGNIIFANPDNLEREFTRPGRVSYDRKRLTVKMSTDDCQTWPVSKILEPGPSSYSDLAQTADGTICCIYENQTFTRQNDTRYVTVARFDLEWLEQ
- a CDS encoding fumarate hydratase; its protein translation is MDTYEHREMIPLGEDETPYQLLTTDYISTGQFEGQEILKVEPEGLTMLADRAIRDSAHLLRPAHLKQLTKILDDPEASDNDRFVAIEMLKNANIAAGGVLPMCQDTGTAIIMGKKGNRVWTDGSDEAALAHGITRAFLETNLRYSQLAPLDMFQEANTKTNLPAQIEIYAEEGNTYKFMFMAKGGGSANKSLLYQETRALLNPERLRDFIDQRLRELGTAACPPYHLALVIGGTSAEYTLKTAKLASAKYLDTLPTQGNEYGQAFRDLEMEKQVLEMSHELGIGAQFGGKYFCHDVRVIRLPRHGASCPVGIAVSCSADRQILGKITREGIFLEELESDPAKYLPEVDEEALSGDVVKIDLNQPMDKVRETLSKYPVSTRLSLSGPMIVARDIAHAQLQERIDSGEGLPQYFKNLCVYYAGPAKTPEGYASGSFGPTTAGRMDSYVDSFQSEGGSMVMLAKGNRSRQVTEACKKHGGFYLGSIGGPAARLAKDAIHKVECQEYPELGMEAIWRIEVKNFPAFIVVDDKGNDFFSGFMRP
- a CDS encoding integrase core domain-containing protein gives rise to the protein GAAGDCYDNALCESFFATLECELINRRSFRTHKEARLAIFSYIEGWYNPHRRHSSIAYQAPIAYEKLHQSRA